The window GTTAAAGAAAGAAACGCCACGTGTAAGAGACTAAAAGGAGAAAAAAACCCAGCAAGTTTGATATATCTTCTTTTTATCCATTAATCCATGTATCTATCATGCATTTCTAACAGTAGatctttatatatgtatatgcataCTGCACATGTTCAGCTGAATACTCGTACTGAAATGTAATTTAGGAGCAAAAAGGTCACCTGATTCGTGCACATCAGATACAGATGGAATACACTAAGCCCACCGACGAACCAAACAGATAAGAAGCAATACACCAGTATGATGACTGACAATATGTCTCGTGCCAGTACCATCCAAAAACTTCCTTTTTCTTGAAGAACATGTATCAAAGTGAAGGTGAAGACGTATATGCACAAAACCGTTGATGATGTTATAAACAGGATGTAATAAGGATAATTACGCTGCAATGAGTATAAAATGAAAGAGTTCAGACTTCAGAAGGAACAGCTAACATTGTTTATCAAGGAACTTTAACTTAGTCACTGCAGATACATTCACACTATGCAACCAGGTTTCGTTAGATAGATTAATGAAAACATGGAATATAAGTGTTTACATAATAGGGAGAGAAGTTGGAAATGAATGTTATCGGTTAATCAACGATCACCAAACAAAGGCATGCCTCTAGATATGTAAAGCAATTATGCCCCCAACAATATACTTTAGAGCAAATCATTACGAAGTAAAATATTGGACTTTTTCCGATCTTATAAATATCATAGTTCTTATAAGTGTTAGTACTAGCTTAACTTCATAGTCTTGGATTATAGTGTCCTTATTGAGCAACTTACGATTCCAATACATTGTCCCACCCATGGGCAATGATGATCAAACTTTAGCACACAGTTGTTGCATCTTGAGCAATGAGAAGTACGTGGTGGACGGTATATCATACAAGTTTGGCAGAATTTCAATCTAACAGTTTTGCCGTTGACAATCTCATCTCTGGTTCTAGGCACTTTCCGACCACTCATGGAACGGCTCAACCAATCCATAGACAAAGTTGATGTTGTCCCTGATTCAGGAGGCGTTGAGCTCCTTGGTACTATTCCCGGATCACTTCCAGATGTTACAAAGAGGAAAATTAGATCCTGCATCATTCTTACATTGTCAAACTTGATCATAATTAGTTGTCAGTCTGTTCTAAAGTTACTAAAATCCTAAAATGTTCTATAACCTACCAACAGAAGGAGAACAATTCCCACAATCAGCACGCTGTAACCGCGCAGAGGACTGTTTTTGGCTACATTAAGAAACGTTTTAATGCAGAAAGCTATTGCTGGAATTCCTATCAAGGATACAGTTTTAGCTACCGATGATGCATCAGGACCAAAGATCAACCTCCCGCCGCAGAAAAATTTCTACACAGTACAAGAAAATAGCAAGTTATAGACTATGAAAGCAGAAGTCAGTATAATAGGCTGCACAAATGGTTCtaataacaaacaaaaaaatcacTTTACAGGAAGTTTATCATAATTTATACAATATTGATTAGGCATTTAGCTGGTGGTGAGGCACCCTCGGAGATGAcatgaaaaatcacaaacaaaaacGAAATCGTACCAAGTGCACAAGACCCTTGCTTCGTAAAAAAAATCTCattcttatattatatatggtaTTTCCAAGAATTCGTACTAGGTCTGACCTAGCAGATAACACGTCAACACTTAACAATCACAATCACACGTATAGAAAGGAGAAACTTACATTATGGCCCTTCCAAACTTGATAAAGCCTGACCCTTGAATTTGAAGGAGGATACATGACTCCAAAGCCAGGAAGGAGCCAAGAAAAATTGAAGCGTAACAATAATGCAAATCGTAAcgttcaataaaaaaaatgttaaaacatgcaaattaaatatttatgtttcttgaGGGGGAAGGTTGATCAAGCAAcccctcatttgtttttcttccaATTAACGCCCCCAGAAACAAAACCCTCGTCGATTTTCTCTTCCTTTTTGTTTGGGTTCCGTCTCGGAGGGTGTCGAAAGTATTGCGGGGGGTGTTAAGTGTAACGGatcattttaattaaatttaagtaatatCTTGCTGTGACTCAGACTAACCCCgttaaaattaataatcataTCTATGAAAAGCGTATCCAAACACATCTCAGATTAACaataaatcaacaaaaaaattcttaaaaaatatgaaaagtttTTATATGATGTGTAATTGGATTAACTTGAAAATTAAcgcattttcatatttttctacAAATAAATGACTTAAATCTGTTAAATAAGATAAGACCAAGAAagttacaaaaaataaatagataacGTCAAGgataattttttacaaaaaaaatgccTGAGAGTTGGGATTATAAAATGCAAAGGTTTTATAAATCTTAGATCCGGTcacaagaaaatatatataaataatcgcTTGTGTTTGGATTAAAATTAACGATTATAAACGATAATTAACTTTATatcattattaatattacaaataattgTACACCAACATATCATATGTTCTTGATTCATTATCCAATTTATTGCAAGCAGTCCTATTACCACTGCACCAATATATCGATATATTCAAGATTCATTATCCAACATATTGCAAGCAATCCTATTACTATTATAATAACATATGTTCTCGAATTTTGATTCAACATATTGCAGGTAATAGGATTACCACACCGATATATGATCGACTTTTTTATTCAACATGATGCAAGTAATCCTATTACCACTACATGAGCATATAATGATATGTTCTCGATTCTTGATTCAACAGAATTGTCATGGTACGAGTTCAAGAGAATCTAtaccaaaatttataaaaataaacaaatttatacTTTTACCGGTAAGAACATCTCCGACATTCACTTAAGTAactctttaaatataataaaaaaattgtctcTTAACGACTTAATGTACATTCATCTTCAATAACattctttatatttatttttttatataatatttttttattaaattattttttttcaaatagaaGTACAATACAAAAGTGGATGCTTGTATtactttataataaatataatttaaaagtgAGTTGTGGACTCTAAAAAAAGGAGAGAAAAGAGGTtctagagcaagtccaacactatgctaagagattctctaaaaatattataaaataatatgtcttagtgatttagcacaagatttagcacatgagctccaatagtactccctatatccattccctattattataataatattaaatttaatgataaaaatagtttagaagagagggaaatgatgtggaggagagagagaaatgaatattttaatgataaaaatagtttagaagtggctagcatagtctaaaaatagggaaggggaggcatgtgctagtgatttagcacatcactagcatagtgttggagtgcaattttatcccatattccctatttttggatttaagacttgatttagcaggACTTGCTCTTAAGACTTTAAAAGTGTTTGAGACCACTTTTTAAAGACCTTGAATACTGAACACTACACCAAAAGCAACTACTTGTTCGAGATGACGcaactataatataatatttatagtgTAGCAGCAAACACCACAGTTCGACGCAGTGAGTGTGAGAGATGTGCTTATTTGTGTAGCAGCCATCATCACGAATCGAATTAGAGATATACTGGACACCCCCAGCACTTCTTTTCTAAACAAAGAAGTAGAGGACTTGTCTCTTTGATAGTATGAAGAACTGCATCATAACAAGCTGCTACATTAATTTGTTTCAAGTCAAAAGGTTTGGCCGTTATATCGAGGCTTAACACAATACATGAAATCCAGCACACAGAATTTTGCCAATATCTGTGAGAATAGTCTGCCAGTTGCGGATAGACTGCCGGCTACAGACAAGTAACAAAGGGAAAGGACTAGCATTACAAAAGTTTCTTACAACACAAATGTTTCACTTGAACCATAACTTCCTATCTACTAAATACATGCAAAGCTAAAGTTACTACTGCTCCTGGCTGTATCGCAGTTGACTACATCCAGAATAGCTTCTTGCCATCAGACTACAGATAACTGCAGAAAGAAAATGCAATGCTGTGAGAAATTCATTTCACTCTACTTTTCATAAAGATACGTAATGGCTACAATACATTTTTAAGCTGTAGTAATTCAGGAAACCAGAAAAGCAAATATAACTTGAAGAAACGACAAAAAAGTTAACTAGTTAAGATAGTCAAAAAGTGATTATCAGATGTAAAATTCAGGAAACCAGAACAGTACCACTCCCCAATGCTATAGACAAGATCATgacaaattaataaatacacTATAAACCTGTATCTTGAAAAAAACTCCAAACTGCTCCCAATTGTTGTGTCGGGGAGGTCAGCCGTTAACCATATATCTCGGTAACTAGACAGCAATATACATTAGTTACTCTCACTGTCTGACATGGGGTTAGATGCCTGTGAACCACACAATTCTGTAACCCCACAGTAAAAATTTATGTTTGTCTGAGTAGAATCAACTGTACCTACAGTATTCTGCCACTCCATGGCAGTAAATATTTTCTTCTATAGATTTCACACGAATGGGTGTTTAATGTCTCCTTGAGGTTTATTTGACTCACGTGGTCCTTGTTAAAGTAAAAGAGTGAGGTATGTGCAGAACAAGACAGGTCATGCATGTGGGTTCAGTATCTTAAGTAATTAAATAAGCTGACTGTATCTAAACCATAAGGTGAACCAAGTCCTTGTCTTCCCAGATGCTGCAAACTTTCTCAGGCCCGGTTTTTCTtcgaaataaatttaaacactaATTAAGTGTCCCAAGACCCTTCTGTACCATTCTTAGAtattaaaggaaaaaaaaacgcATCAAAAAAGGTAAAATCAGTGGTTATGCAGGAACATTATAGCAGATACTTGTCAAAAGCCCACTTCAGAGTTTTCAAAAGTCAGTTCACCAAAGTCCTCATGACCTGAGATTACCAAAATATATATGACTACCATgtgtaaaaaattttatatttcttgaaagaaccaacattgtttaAAGATGAAAAGGTACATTGTGAATTTACAggggaaaagaaaaaaaaaggtataCTACTTAGCACAATAACACTCACATTCATCTATTGCTTACTTTTTGAATCAGGTGCTGGGGGAAGCTTGGGTACTAATTAGTGCATATATCGTATAAGTGAAACAAAAATGGCACCACAAAGAGAACTTCATGAGTggtgcattaaaatattaattgggCACTAAGAATAGAGAGGAAGAACCTCAGAAACATATGGCAAGCAATGTCAAACTCCCTTTCAGACGTTCTCTTGTTCACACTTAAGTATAAAATTGCAGAGATGATGACAACTGAAAGCTGACATGAAGAGACCCTAAGTGATTTTTTCAGTTAAGGATGTAATAACTAAATTCTAACTTATCATATAGGATACAGTACATAGTTCCATTGGATAATATCATTCCACGAGGACCTCCGAAAAAGACTAACAGGATTTCAAAATTCCACACCAACTATTTTACATTTGTTGAAGAAAATATCACAGCATAACAATAAGCATCAATGAACCCaggttgttgttgtttgtttgttttgtttttttgtgtgtgtgtgggtgggTGGGTGTGTGTGGGTGGGGGGGGGTTAAGAGAAAACTAACCTTTTTTCATATGCATCTGTCAGAACTCTAAAGGGTCTTCATCATCAATAAAAGTAACCCTTACAATTCAAAGATCCGCATAAGCATCTCTTCCTCCTCAGTGCAGCTCTGTCAGATTTAGGTATCCCATAATCAAATGCCAGCTCTTGCATGGGAGGAATGTGTCCAATAGAATAAAAACCAACATGAAGATAAGTTTTATCTCCACTATCTCTCAAAACTGGCTGCCAGAAAACATTAGGAGAACAGCTGTGATTAATAAAGCGAGCCACATTCCCAGTATTCTTAGCACTGATAACTAGGGGGAAGGGAACTTCTGCAGACCCATTAGAAGTGTAGTCCAGTGAAGGATATGCCCTGGTAGCATCAAATATATACTCTTCATGTTCACTTCCAAGGTCCATAATACTGGATGCATCAATAACATCTCCAGCATACTGACAAATAAACATTCCACTGCGGATGGGATCCCAGGATCTAAGTCCCCAACCTTTATCTTTCGTTCTAAACACCTCCAACCGAACTTTTAATCCTGCTTGAGAAACCCGGTTTCGGCAGTTTGGAGGGCATAAACAAGAAGAACCACACTCATGTATCAAGGAATTGTAATTTAAAACTACGCCAAGTGAATTGTATGGAAGAAAACCTTCATTCCTTTGAACACAGGGGCAATTTGCATCACCAGCTTGGCATCCACCATGGCAAGCACAGCCTGATGATGGAACGGGCAAATCAAATGGTTTATCATACTTGAGAGTTGAAGAATATGTGAAATATGCTGGACCCTTTTCATCATCTATGTCATTTACGAGAGATACAGGTAGAGTTTCTTCCCCTGAAGTAAGATCAGGCAGAATAACACCAATCCTTGTACCAGATCCTGCCTTCCAGTGTTCAATTGATTTCCACAACGTAAATGCTTCAGGCTGACCAGGCACTCGAACAAACTTGTACTTAAAAACACTACAACCACCTTTTCCTTTATCTACCCATGACTCGTGTATTTTATAAAGGCCATCATAGATGTATATCTTCCCAGTTCCATTAGGGACATCCTTCACCCCCCTTATAACTCTAACAACATTAGCCCTATGCAAGCTCTTTTCCAAAGCAAGGTTACCCCTTTCAAGTTTCTGATCAAATATTTGACCATCTTTCCTTTGAACTCCACCTTGCCCGCTATAGATTAGGACATCCCCATCCTCACCATCATCTTCATATCCTCCTGAAGAAACAACACTTACAGccacaggttcatcatcagcaGACAGTTTGACAGTCATATAATCTATCCCAGCCATTGTCGGGGCATGCATTCCTACCATGCACATTTCCATCCTGAAAAAGAATATGTCACCTACTTCAACTCCAGGTACAGGTCCAACCCTCTTCGTGCTATTTGTCCTGGCCCCCTTATTCATTAAAGTTGTAGCAGCCTTTAAGTCTGGACGATTGGTACCCCCCGGAATATCCTCCTTAGCTTCACAAATCTGAAAAAGTCTTCTCCGAAACAGATTATATGTCAGGAGTACTCTTGCAACTAATTCCTTATTCCCATCAGCTTGTTGATGGGATTCCAATGCTGTTAGCTTAAATGCTCTCAAGAACTGATCAAGAGTATCATCAATGCTTACTTGAACCGAGGAAAGATTAGCAGGACCCTTTGCCCTTTTATGAGAGCTACCTCTTTGCTTCCTTCCGCTACTTGGGTCATCTAAATTTTCACCCAGATCAGAAGCTCCGTAGTCATCTTCAGTTCTACCTTTTCGAGGCCTGCCTCGTGTTTTCGATGGCCCTGCATTTCCATTTGAATATTGTGTGTCTGGAGTTCTAAAAGAGTTCAACGGAACTGGCGAGGGTATGACATTTGCAAACCCAGAAGCTCTCTGTGACTCATTTCCGGAAGCAAAAGGGAAAAAGGATGGACCGCCAGGCGCAAACGGACCAGTTGGAGGGACACCTGGGAATGGACCGGTCTGAGATGAGCCCATTTGCGGCGAAAATATTGGTTTGAGACTTCTTAATGGTTTCACATCCAAAACCCTAGACTTGTCAATAGGACCTGTCGGATTATAGTTTGAACCTCGATCCATTGCTCCTTTTTTCACTTAAAAACTAAACAGATGTCACctcttataaaaaaatcaagtcCTGGATATCTTCTACCCACTTATAATCTTCTTCCAAGTACACTAGGAAAATAAAATCTATATCAGAATACTAGAACTGACCAACTAAACAAAATGTTAAATCCCTAAAACCAAGAAAAAGGTTCAAACTTTTACCAAATAACATATCAAAACTACTTCAACCAAGCGAAAAACACTCATAAAAATCTCATACATCAACTATCTTTAATGAACCCAACAAAAGGAAACACCAAAAATCCTTAATAACTTCaggaaaaacaaaaacaaattaagcCCATACAAATGTGACACACAACCATGACGAAAGCTGTAAACTTTGACCTCGAAACAGGCCAAAGATGCTTCTTGAAACaggcaaacaaaaaaaaacctcAATCTCATGTATATATC of the Daucus carota subsp. sativus chromosome 4, DH1 v3.0, whole genome shotgun sequence genome contains:
- the LOC108218865 gene encoding histone-lysine N-methyltransferase, H3 lysine-9 specific SUVH1; this translates as MDRGSNYNPTGPIDKSRVLDVKPLRSLKPIFSPQMGSSQTGPFPGVPPTGPFAPGGPSFFPFASGNESQRASGFANVIPSPVPLNSFRTPDTQYSNGNAGPSKTRGRPRKGRTEDDYGASDLGENLDDPSSGRKQRGSSHKRAKGPANLSSVQVSIDDTLDQFLRAFKLTALESHQQADGNKELVARVLLTYNLFRRRLFQICEAKEDIPGGTNRPDLKAATTLMNKGARTNSTKRVGPVPGVEVGDIFFFRMEMCMVGMHAPTMAGIDYMTVKLSADDEPVAVSVVSSGGYEDDGEDGDVLIYSGQGGVQRKDGQIFDQKLERGNLALEKSLHRANVVRVIRGVKDVPNGTGKIYIYDGLYKIHESWVDKGKGGCSVFKYKFVRVPGQPEAFTLWKSIEHWKAGSGTRIGVILPDLTSGEETLPVSLVNDIDDEKGPAYFTYSSTLKYDKPFDLPVPSSGCACHGGCQAGDANCPCVQRNEGFLPYNSLGVVLNYNSLIHECGSSCLCPPNCRNRVSQAGLKVRLEVFRTKDKGWGLRSWDPIRSGMFICQYAGDVIDASSIMDLGSEHEEYIFDATRAYPSLDYTSNGSAEVPFPLVISAKNTGNVARFINHSCSPNVFWQPVLRDSGDKTYLHVGFYSIGHIPPMQELAFDYGIPKSDRAALRRKRCLCGSLNCKGYFY
- the LOC108217444 gene encoding probable protein S-acyltransferase 1 → MYPPSNSRVRLYQVWKGHNKFFCGGRLIFGPDASSVAKTVSLIGIPAIAFCIKTFLNVAKNSPLRGYSVLIVGIVLLLLDLIFLFVTSGSDPGIVPRSSTPPESGTTSTLSMDWLSRSMSGRKVPRTRDEIVNGKTVRLKFCQTCMIYRPPRTSHCSRCNNCVLKFDHHCPWVGQCIGIRNYPYYILFITSSTVLCIYVFTFTLIHVLQEKGSFWMVLARDILSVIILVYCFLSVWFVGGLSVFHLYLMCTNQTTYENFRSRYDNKKNPYNRGILNNLKELFSTKIPPPLVDFRELVLEDESLCTESYRLKGKTYIGTEAVLGKYHGSNVYSSPRSVNLPGDKNNTEGNKEASGRFGTGSISSPLFPGSRLRRSHSFSGVTSVDNARCEDIMFLRVSSAYH